A single region of the Triticum dicoccoides isolate Atlit2015 ecotype Zavitan chromosome 2B, WEW_v2.0, whole genome shotgun sequence genome encodes:
- the LOC119361947 gene encoding zinc finger MYM-type protein 1-like isoform X4 encodes MIQLKLRKTKYCPCLNWNSNNLNNNIQNLRGQGYDGASNMRGELNGLQALFLHECPYAYYVHCYAHRLQLALVDASKEVVPISQFFQKLIFIINTVDSSSKRHDELHLAQLVELENGISNASIETGQGANQIRSLKRPGDTRWGSHFGSVYSLMKMFGPVCSVIQDIAADGSIGSIRADADTSFGYLSSFEFIYILCLMKEIFEITEFLGQALQKKSQDIVNAVRLVSSTKQCLQELRSDDGYQVFITTVVEFCVNHSIDIPDFEETYIMRGGRARRQPDQFTKEHYFRVEIFFSTLDTQLFELSRRFNDKMLPRMMI; translated from the exons ATGATACAATTGAAGTTGAGGAAGACCAAGTATTGCCCTTGCTTGAATTGGAACAGCAACAACCTGAACAACAATATTCAGAACCTTCGAGGACAAGGTTATGACGGCGCTAGTAATATGAGAGGCGAGTTAAATGGATTGCAAGCTCTTTTCCTCCACGAATGCCCATATGCTTATTATGTCCATTGTTATGCCCATCGCTTGCAACTTGCTCTAGTTGATGCATCTAAAGAAGTGGTTCCTATCTCCCAGTTCTTTCAGAAATTGATCTTTATCATAAACACGGTTGACTCATCTTCAAAGCGCCATGATGAGCTTCATCTTGCCCAACTAGTTGAACTAGAAAATGGAATCTCTAATGCTAGCATCGAGACAGGTCAAGGGGCAAATCAAATCCGCTCACTTAAGCGACCAGGAGACACAAGGTGGGGTTCTCATTTTGGTTCAGTTTATAGCCTTATGAAGATGTTTGGTCCAGTTTGTTCAGTTATCCAAGATATAGCCGCCGATGGATCAATTGGCTCAATTCGTGCAGATGCAGACACTTCTTTTGGCTACTTGTCCTCATTTGAGTTCATTTATATCTTATGTTTGATGAAGGAAATCTTTGAAATAACAGAATTTCTTGGCCAAGCTTTACAAAAGAAATCACAAGATATTGTGAATGCTGTCCGCCTAGTTTCCTCAACAAAACAATGTCTTCAGGAGTTGAGATCAGATGATGGCTACCAAGTATTTATTACTACGGTTGTTGAATTTTGTGTAAACCATTCCATTGACATTCCAGACTTTGAGGAAAC ATACATCATGCGTGGTGGTCGTGCTCGTCGTCAACCTGATCAGTTCACCAAGGAGCATTACTTTCGAGTGGAAATTTTCTTCTCAACACTGGACACTCAACTATTTGAATTAAGCCGAAGATTCAATGATAAG ATGCTTCCAAGGATGATGATTTGA
- the LOC119361947 gene encoding zinc finger MYM-type protein 1-like isoform X2 has product MIQLKLRKTKYCPCLNWNSNNLNNNIQNLRGQGYDGASNMRGELNGLQALFLHECPYAYYVHCYAHRLQLALVDASKEVVPISQFFQKLIFIINTVDSSSKRHDELHLAQLVELENGISNASIETGQGANQIRSLKRPGDTRWGSHFGSVYSLMKMFGPVCSVIQDIAADGSIGSIRADADTSFGYLSSFEFIYILCLMKEIFEITEFLGQALQKKSQDIVNAVRLVSSTKQCLQELRSDDGYQVFITTVVEFCVNHSIDIPDFEETYIMRGGRARRQPDQFTKEHYFRVEIFFSTLDTQLFELSRRFNDKVMDLLTISATLIPTNKFRGFKASDICEMVKKYYPADFPQDIYGLQQQLKHFVSDASKDDDLKNISTLIDLCRCLVETGRHTVYNLIDRLLRLLVTLPVSTASAERAFSSMKIIKTRLRNKMEDENLANNLLVHIEGGILENYSHEDAIADFISTKDRRVDF; this is encoded by the exons ATGATACAATTGAAGTTGAGGAAGACCAAGTATTGCCCTTGCTTGAATTGGAACAGCAACAACCTGAACAACAATATTCAGAACCTTCGAGGACAAGGTTATGACGGCGCTAGTAATATGAGAGGCGAGTTAAATGGATTGCAAGCTCTTTTCCTCCACGAATGCCCATATGCTTATTATGTCCATTGTTATGCCCATCGCTTGCAACTTGCTCTAGTTGATGCATCTAAAGAAGTGGTTCCTATCTCCCAGTTCTTTCAGAAATTGATCTTTATCATAAACACGGTTGACTCATCTTCAAAGCGCCATGATGAGCTTCATCTTGCCCAACTAGTTGAACTAGAAAATGGAATCTCTAATGCTAGCATCGAGACAGGTCAAGGGGCAAATCAAATCCGCTCACTTAAGCGACCAGGAGACACAAGGTGGGGTTCTCATTTTGGTTCAGTTTATAGCCTTATGAAGATGTTTGGTCCAGTTTGTTCAGTTATCCAAGATATAGCCGCCGATGGATCAATTGGCTCAATTCGTGCAGATGCAGACACTTCTTTTGGCTACTTGTCCTCATTTGAGTTCATTTATATCTTATGTTTGATGAAGGAAATCTTTGAAATAACAGAATTTCTTGGCCAAGCTTTACAAAAGAAATCACAAGATATTGTGAATGCTGTCCGCCTAGTTTCCTCAACAAAACAATGTCTTCAGGAGTTGAGATCAGATGATGGCTACCAAGTATTTATTACTACGGTTGTTGAATTTTGTGTAAACCATTCCATTGACATTCCAGACTTTGAGGAAAC ATACATCATGCGTGGTGGTCGTGCTCGTCGTCAACCTGATCAGTTCACCAAGGAGCATTACTTTCGAGTGGAAATTTTCTTCTCAACACTGGACACTCAACTATTTGAATTAAGCCGAAGATTCAATGATAAGGTAATGGATCTTCTAACCATTAGCGCCACCTTGATTCCTACAAACAAATTCAGAGGATTCAAAGCTAGTGATATATGTGAGATGGTGAAAAAGTACTACCCAGCTGATTTTCCCCAAGATATTTATGGATTACAACAACAACTTAAGCACTTTGTTTCAGATGCTTCCAAGGATGATGATTTGAAAAACATATCTACCTTAATTGATCTATGTCGATGCCTTGTGGAGACAGGAAGACATACCGTCTACAATTTGATTGACAGATTACTTCGGTTGCTCGTTACCCTTCCAGTTTCTACAGCCAGTGCTGAACGCGCATTTTCTAGTATGAAGATCATTAAGACAAGATTGCGCAATAAGATGGAAGATGAGAATCTGGCTAATAACTTGTTAGTACACATAGAGGGTGGAATTCTGGAGAACTACAGTCATGAAGATGCCATTGCAGATTTTATAAGCACGAAGGATCGGAGAGTTGATTTCTAG
- the LOC119361947 gene encoding zinc finger MYM-type protein 1-like isoform X1, producing the protein MIQLKLRKTKYCPCLNWNSNNLNNNIQNLRGQGYDGASNMRGELNGLQALFLHECPYAYYVHCYAHRLQLALVDASKEVVPISQFFQKLIFIINTVDSSSKRHDELHLAQLVELENGISNASIETGQGANQIRSLKRPGDTRWGSHFGSVYSLMKMFGPVCSVIQDIAADGSIGSIRADADTSFGYLSSFEFIYILCLMKEIFEITEFLGQALQKKSQDIVNAVRLVSSTKQCLQELRSDDGYQVFITTVVEFCVNHSIDIPDFEETYIMRGGRARRQPDQFTKEHYFRVEIFFSTLDTQLFELSRRFNDKVMDLLTISATLIPTNKFRGFKASDICEMVKKYYPADFPQDIYGLQQQLKHFVSDASKDDDLKNISTLIDLCRCLVETGRHTVYNLIDRLLRLLVTLPVSTASAERAFSSMKIIKTRLRNKMEDENLANNLLVHIEGGILENYSHEDAIADFISTKDRRVDF; encoded by the coding sequence ATGATACAATTGAAGTTGAGGAAGACCAAGTATTGCCCTTGCTTGAATTGGAACAGCAACAACCTGAACAACAATATTCAGAACCTTCGAGGACAAGGTTATGACGGCGCTAGTAATATGAGAGGCGAGTTAAATGGATTGCAAGCTCTTTTCCTCCACGAATGCCCATATGCTTATTATGTCCATTGTTATGCCCATCGCTTGCAACTTGCTCTAGTTGATGCATCTAAAGAAGTGGTTCCTATCTCCCAGTTCTTTCAGAAATTGATCTTTATCATAAACACGGTTGACTCATCTTCAAAGCGCCATGATGAGCTTCATCTTGCCCAACTAGTTGAACTAGAAAATGGAATCTCTAATGCTAGCATCGAGACAGGTCAAGGGGCAAATCAAATCCGCTCACTTAAGCGACCAGGAGACACAAGGTGGGGTTCTCATTTTGGTTCAGTTTATAGCCTTATGAAGATGTTTGGTCCAGTTTGTTCAGTTATCCAAGATATAGCCGCCGATGGATCAATTGGCTCAATTCGTGCAGATGCAGACACTTCTTTTGGCTACTTGTCCTCATTTGAGTTCATTTATATCTTATGTTTGATGAAGGAAATCTTTGAAATAACAGAATTTCTTGGCCAAGCTTTACAAAAGAAATCACAAGATATTGTGAATGCTGTCCGCCTAGTTTCCTCAACAAAACAATGTCTTCAGGAGTTGAGATCAGATGATGGCTACCAAGTATTTATTACTACGGTTGTTGAATTTTGTGTAAACCATTCCATTGACATTCCAGACTTTGAGGAAACATACATCATGCGTGGTGGTCGTGCTCGTCGTCAACCTGATCAGTTCACCAAGGAGCATTACTTTCGAGTGGAAATTTTCTTCTCAACACTGGACACTCAACTATTTGAATTAAGCCGAAGATTCAATGATAAGGTAATGGATCTTCTAACCATTAGCGCCACCTTGATTCCTACAAACAAATTCAGAGGATTCAAAGCTAGTGATATATGTGAGATGGTGAAAAAGTACTACCCAGCTGATTTTCCCCAAGATATTTATGGATTACAACAACAACTTAAGCACTTTGTTTCAGATGCTTCCAAGGATGATGATTTGAAAAACATATCTACCTTAATTGATCTATGTCGATGCCTTGTGGAGACAGGAAGACATACCGTCTACAATTTGATTGACAGATTACTTCGGTTGCTCGTTACCCTTCCAGTTTCTACAGCCAGTGCTGAACGCGCATTTTCTAGTATGAAGATCATTAAGACAAGATTGCGCAATAAGATGGAAGATGAGAATCTGGCTAATAACTTGTTAGTACACATAGAGGGTGGAATTCTGGAGAACTACAGTCATGAAGATGCCATTGCAGATTTTATAAGCACGAAGGATCGGAGAGTTGATTTCTAG
- the LOC119361947 gene encoding zinc finger MYM-type protein 1-like isoform X3, protein MIQLKLRKTKYCPCLNWNSNNLNNNIQNLRGQGYDGASNMRGELNGLQALFLHECPYAYYVHCYAHRLQLALVDASKEVVPISQFFQKLIFIINTVDSSSKRHDELHLAQLVELENGISNASIETGQGANQIRSLKRPGDTRWGSHFGSVYSLMKMFGPVCSVIQDIAADGSIGSIRADADTSFGYLSSFEFIYILCLMKEIFEITEFLGQALQKKSQDIVNAVRLVSSTKQCLQELRSDDGYQVFITTVVEFCVNHSIDIPDFEETYIMRGGRARRQPDQFTKEHYFRVEIFFSTLDTQLFELSRRFNDKMLPRMMI, encoded by the exons ATGATACAATTGAAGTTGAGGAAGACCAAGTATTGCCCTTGCTTGAATTGGAACAGCAACAACCTGAACAACAATATTCAGAACCTTCGAGGACAAGGTTATGACGGCGCTAGTAATATGAGAGGCGAGTTAAATGGATTGCAAGCTCTTTTCCTCCACGAATGCCCATATGCTTATTATGTCCATTGTTATGCCCATCGCTTGCAACTTGCTCTAGTTGATGCATCTAAAGAAGTGGTTCCTATCTCCCAGTTCTTTCAGAAATTGATCTTTATCATAAACACGGTTGACTCATCTTCAAAGCGCCATGATGAGCTTCATCTTGCCCAACTAGTTGAACTAGAAAATGGAATCTCTAATGCTAGCATCGAGACAGGTCAAGGGGCAAATCAAATCCGCTCACTTAAGCGACCAGGAGACACAAGGTGGGGTTCTCATTTTGGTTCAGTTTATAGCCTTATGAAGATGTTTGGTCCAGTTTGTTCAGTTATCCAAGATATAGCCGCCGATGGATCAATTGGCTCAATTCGTGCAGATGCAGACACTTCTTTTGGCTACTTGTCCTCATTTGAGTTCATTTATATCTTATGTTTGATGAAGGAAATCTTTGAAATAACAGAATTTCTTGGCCAAGCTTTACAAAAGAAATCACAAGATATTGTGAATGCTGTCCGCCTAGTTTCCTCAACAAAACAATGTCTTCAGGAGTTGAGATCAGATGATGGCTACCAAGTATTTATTACTACGGTTGTTGAATTTTGTGTAAACCATTCCATTGACATTCCAGACTTTGAGGAAACATACATCATGCGTGGTGGTCGTGCTCGTCGTCAACCTGATCAGTTCACCAAGGAGCATTACTTTCGAGTGGAAATTTTCTTCTCAACACTGGACACTCAACTATTTGAATTAAGCCGAAGATTCAATGATAAG ATGCTTCCAAGGATGATGATTTGA